The following proteins come from a genomic window of Alosa sapidissima isolate fAloSap1 chromosome 22, fAloSap1.pri, whole genome shotgun sequence:
- the LOC121697682 gene encoding metalloproteinase inhibitor 3 isoform X2 — protein sequence MKSMYHQLLSLLFVLGSLQINQLTEACSCALSHPQEAYCNSDIVIRAKVVGKKLLKDGPFGTMRYTIKQMKMYKGFEKMQHVQHIYTDASESLCGVKFDINKYQYLITGRVFDGKVYTGLCNFNERWERLSLAQKKGINHRYQLGCNCRIKPCHYLPCFVTSKNECLWTDMLSHFGYPGYQSRHYSCIQQKEGYCSWYRGMTTRDNTTDP from the exons ATGAAGTCCATGTACCACCAGCTGTTAAGTCTTCTCTTCGTTCTCGGCAGCCTGCAGATCAACCAGTTGACAGAGGCTTGCTCGTGCGCACTGTCGCACCCACAAGAGGCGTACTGCAACTCTGATATAG tGATCCGTGCCAAGGTTGTGGGCAAAAAGCTGTTGAAGGATGGGCCCTTCGGTACCATGAGATACACCATTAAACAAATGAAG ATGTACAAAGGCTTTGAGAAAATGCAACACGTCCAGCACATCTACACCGATGCTTCAGAGAGCCTCTGCGGAGTGAAGTTTGACATCAACAAATACCAGTACCTGATCACAG GCCGCGTCTTTGATGGAAAGGTCTACACCGGCCTGTGCAACTTCAACGAGCGTTGGGAGCGCCTCTCCCTGGCCCAGAAGAAGGGCATCAACCACCGCTATCAGCTGGGCTGCAACTGCAGG aTTAAACCCTGTCACTACCTGCCATGCTTTGTGACCTCAAAGAACGAGTGCCTGTGGACTGACATGCTGTCCCACTTCGGCTACCCCGGCTACCAGTCGAGACACTACTCCTGCATTCAGCAGAAGGAAGGCTACTGCAGCTGGTATCGGGGGATGACCACACGCGACAACACCACCGACCCTTAA
- the LOC121697682 gene encoding metalloproteinase inhibitor 3 isoform X1, protein MKSMYHQLLSLLFVLGSLQINQLTEACSCALSHPQEAYCNSDIVIRAKVVGKKLLKDGPFGTMRYTIKQMKMYKGFEKMQHVQHIYTDASESLCGVKFDINKYQYLITGRVFDGKVYTGLCNFNERWERLSLAQKKGINHRYQLGCNCRVSGSSGTGHCLPAGPPGTRDQDDQTHTQMRSRDAKRRQQGPRGPPGVRGGHGGRGRGRGRGRPNLLPQHMVIL, encoded by the exons ATGAAGTCCATGTACCACCAGCTGTTAAGTCTTCTCTTCGTTCTCGGCAGCCTGCAGATCAACCAGTTGACAGAGGCTTGCTCGTGCGCACTGTCGCACCCACAAGAGGCGTACTGCAACTCTGATATAG tGATCCGTGCCAAGGTTGTGGGCAAAAAGCTGTTGAAGGATGGGCCCTTCGGTACCATGAGATACACCATTAAACAAATGAAG ATGTACAAAGGCTTTGAGAAAATGCAACACGTCCAGCACATCTACACCGATGCTTCAGAGAGCCTCTGCGGAGTGAAGTTTGACATCAACAAATACCAGTACCTGATCACAG GCCGCGTCTTTGATGGAAAGGTCTACACCGGCCTGTGCAACTTCAACGAGCGTTGGGAGCGCCTCTCCCTGGCCCAGAAGAAGGGCATCAACCACCGCTATCAGCTGGGCTGCAACTGCAGGGTGAGTGGCAGCAGCGGCACCGGGCACTGTCTCCCCGCTGGCCCTCCTGGCACGCGGGACCAGGACGATCAGACGCACACGCAGATGCGGAGCAGAGACGCAAAGAGGCGCCAGCAGGGCCCGCGAGGCCCGCCGGGTGTCAGGGGGGGGCATGGCGGCAGGGGCagggggagaggcagaggaaggcCAAACCTCCTTCCTCAGCACATGGTCATTCTCTAA